From one Thermomicrobiales bacterium genomic stretch:
- the rfbD gene encoding dTDP-4-dehydrorhamnose reductase, producing MKKDRVAVTGSTGQLGESIVRLWADRWDVVPLGGQSLDLASWPAVRDAIAAIQPRIVVHAAAATDVDRCEVEPDWAYRVNAIGTRHVARAATACGASLAYISTNYVFDGRKPDSYHEFDSTGPISVYGASKLAGEIEARATAECYVVRTAWLYGRTGRNFVSTMRRLMAERDYLTVVEDQRGNPTFVDDLALAIEAIVTRGPGGTYHAVNAGVASWHEWAVAIAGLVGAGTEIRPIPGADYRRAANPPTNGALASLALPPLGVTLPDWRDALQRCLSE from the coding sequence GTGAAGAAGGACAGGGTCGCCGTCACCGGCAGCACCGGTCAGCTCGGGGAGTCGATCGTGCGCCTCTGGGCCGATCGTTGGGATGTCGTGCCGCTCGGCGGACAGTCGTTGGACCTGGCGTCATGGCCGGCCGTCCGCGACGCCATCGCCGCGATTCAGCCGCGGATCGTCGTTCACGCCGCGGCAGCGACCGATGTCGACCGGTGCGAGGTCGAACCCGACTGGGCCTACCGAGTCAACGCGATCGGCACACGACACGTTGCCCGCGCCGCCACCGCGTGTGGCGCATCGCTCGCCTACATCTCAACAAACTATGTCTTCGATGGTCGGAAACCTGACTCGTACCACGAGTTCGACTCCACCGGGCCGATCAGTGTCTACGGCGCGTCCAAGCTGGCTGGGGAGATTGAAGCGCGCGCCACGGCCGAGTGCTACGTCGTGCGGACAGCATGGCTCTACGGTCGCACGGGACGCAACTTCGTATCGACGATGCGCAGGCTCATGGCTGAGCGAGACTATCTGACCGTCGTCGAAGATCAACGAGGCAACCCGACCTTCGTCGACGACCTCGCCCTCGCGATCGAGGCGATTGTCACTCGCGGGCCAGGTGGCACGTACCACGCAGTAAACGCCGGCGTCGCATCGTGGCATGAGTGGGCCGTTGCCATCGCCGGCCTGGTTGGAGCGGGTACAGAGATCCGGCCAATACCCGGCGCAGATTACCGGCGTGCCGCGAATCCCCCTACGAATGGAGCGCTGGCATCACTCGCGCTGCCGCCACTCGGTGTCACGTTGCCCGATTGGCGCGACGCGCTACAACGCTGCCTCAGCGAATGA
- a CDS encoding deoxyribonuclease IV, translating to MLRLGAHMSIVGGFDKAVERAKSVDSEALQIFTKNQNQWRARPIADDEVTRFKAALQEHDIHPVVAHDSYLINLASPKDELWEKSIAAFCVELERCELLGIPFLVTHPGSHTGSGTDAGILRVIEALDRVHADLPELTTVTLLETTAGQGSNLGSTFEELQAMLAGIKHPERVAVCFDTCHVYVAGYDIVSPEAYAATMDTFDRLIGIEKIEAFHFNDAKQSLGSKKDRHDLIGQGSIGIGGFWNFMNDDRLSGKPALLETEKGDDLAEDREAITLLRAQQGAAYPTATTTTD from the coding sequence ATGTTGCGACTAGGCGCCCACATGTCGATTGTTGGCGGATTCGACAAGGCGGTCGAACGCGCGAAATCCGTCGATTCTGAAGCGTTGCAGATATTTACCAAGAATCAGAACCAGTGGCGGGCAAGGCCGATCGCCGATGATGAAGTGACCCGTTTCAAGGCAGCACTCCAGGAGCATGACATCCACCCGGTAGTCGCTCATGATTCATATCTCATTAATCTGGCATCCCCGAAGGATGAGCTCTGGGAGAAGTCGATCGCAGCGTTTTGCGTGGAGCTCGAGCGCTGTGAGCTGCTCGGCATTCCATTTCTGGTCACCCACCCCGGATCACACACGGGTAGCGGAACCGATGCGGGCATTCTGCGAGTCATTGAGGCACTCGACCGTGTCCATGCCGATCTTCCGGAACTGACCACCGTGACCCTTCTGGAGACCACGGCAGGCCAGGGGTCGAATCTCGGCTCGACCTTCGAGGAGCTGCAGGCGATGCTCGCCGGTATCAAGCATCCGGAGCGGGTCGCGGTTTGCTTCGACACGTGTCACGTCTACGTCGCCGGATACGACATCGTCTCTCCTGAAGCCTACGCCGCAACGATGGACACCTTCGATCGGCTCATCGGCATCGAAAAGATCGAAGCGTTCCACTTCAACGATGCCAAGCAGTCACTCGGGTCGAAGAAGGATCGACACGACTTGATCGGGCAGGGCAGCATCGGTATCGGCGGGTTCTGGAATTTCATGAACGACGACAGGTTGAGCGGTAAGCCCGCGTTGCTGGAAACCGAGAAGGGCGACGACCTCGCGGAAGACCGCGAGGCCATCACATTGCTGCGCGCGCAGCAGGGCGCGGCATATCCGACCGCGACTACGACAACCGATTGA
- a CDS encoding aldehyde dehydrogenase family protein produces the protein MAKQYPYYCAGEWRSSDRPLEIRNPWNDEIVGTTSFATEDDVEDAIRAAEDAFEIMRVMPLYERAAALDKLADSLEERGEEVARLLAQEAAKPLRDARVEVMRGVFTIRVAAEEAKRIGGEMIPLDLLPSSKGRFGITRKVPIGPIAAISPFNFPLNLALHKVAPAIASGNSVVLKPPTHDPLTMLTFAEMIDEVGLPKGAVSIMPMDRQTGDRLVTDERFKLLSFTGSPDVGWEMKQRAGKKKVVLELGGNAGVIIDADADIGLAAQRVRAGAFAYAGQVCISVQRVYVHRDSYDAFCEQLVAAVGTIKTGDPLDPDTELGPMIDAKAASRVDEWVRAAVAEGATLLTGGKASGRFYEPTVIVNASPDSFVCSREAFAPIVTVFPVESFEAALAAANDSVFGLQAGVFTNNIEHAFQAFDRLDVGGVILNDVPVYRIDHMPYGGVKDSGLSREGIRYAIDDMTETRLLVVNRLS, from the coding sequence GTGGCGAAGCAATATCCGTACTACTGCGCCGGAGAGTGGAGGTCGAGCGATCGTCCGCTCGAGATTCGCAATCCGTGGAACGATGAGATCGTCGGCACAACATCGTTTGCGACGGAGGATGACGTCGAGGACGCCATCCGTGCCGCCGAGGACGCGTTCGAGATCATGCGCGTCATGCCGCTTTACGAGCGGGCAGCCGCGCTCGACAAGCTTGCCGACTCCCTCGAAGAACGTGGTGAAGAGGTTGCTCGTCTCCTCGCACAGGAGGCAGCCAAGCCTTTGCGCGACGCTCGGGTCGAGGTGATGCGAGGAGTGTTCACTATCCGGGTTGCCGCGGAGGAGGCCAAGCGGATCGGCGGTGAGATGATCCCACTGGATCTACTGCCGTCGTCAAAGGGGCGGTTCGGCATCACGAGGAAGGTTCCGATCGGCCCTATCGCGGCGATCTCGCCGTTTAACTTTCCGTTGAACCTGGCGCTACACAAGGTCGCGCCAGCCATCGCGTCGGGCAACTCGGTCGTCCTCAAGCCACCCACGCACGATCCACTGACAATGCTAACGTTCGCCGAGATGATCGATGAAGTCGGGCTCCCGAAAGGAGCTGTCTCGATCATGCCAATGGATCGCCAGACGGGTGACCGGCTCGTGACCGACGAACGTTTCAAGCTGCTGTCATTCACCGGCTCACCGGACGTTGGCTGGGAGATGAAGCAGCGAGCGGGCAAGAAGAAGGTCGTGCTCGAGCTGGGTGGAAACGCCGGCGTGATCATCGACGCAGATGCCGATATCGGTCTGGCAGCCCAGCGAGTGCGCGCTGGAGCGTTTGCCTATGCCGGCCAGGTCTGTATTTCCGTCCAGCGCGTCTACGTCCATCGCGACAGTTACGATGCGTTCTGCGAGCAGCTTGTTGCCGCGGTCGGGACAATCAAGACCGGCGATCCGCTCGACCCGGACACCGAGCTGGGGCCGATGATCGACGCGAAGGCGGCAAGCCGGGTCGACGAGTGGGTCCGCGCGGCGGTTGCCGAAGGCGCCACGCTTCTGACCGGTGGCAAGGCGAGCGGCCGCTTCTACGAGCCGACGGTGATCGTCAACGCGTCCCCGGATTCGTTCGTGTGTTCGCGCGAGGCGTTCGCGCCGATCGTCACCGTGTTCCCGGTCGAAAGCTTCGAAGCCGCGCTCGCTGCGGCAAACGACTCCGTCTTCGGGCTACAGGCCGGCGTCTTCACGAACAACATCGAGCACGCATTTCAGGCATTCGACCGATTGGACGTTGGAGGCGTCATCCTCAACGATGTCCCGGTCTACCGGATCGACCACATGCCATACGGCGGCGTCAAGGATTCGGGCCTCAGTAGAGAAGGCATCCGATACGCGATCGACGATATGACCGAGACACGGCTGCTGGTGGTCAATCGGTTGTCGTAG
- a CDS encoding NADH-quinone oxidoreductase subunit I gives MFDEFKGFAVTLRRLPRKSVTFFYPDEKRPMPPRFRGLPSLRADPETGEALCVACGLCARICPTSCLEMHVVPSEEGDRELGEFILRSGRCLFCGFCAQVCPVDAITMSGAYERSVMDRDGLIYTKTELSAFGAQNETWWGADSPKFSKN, from the coding sequence ATGTTTGACGAGTTCAAGGGCTTCGCAGTCACCTTGAGACGACTGCCGCGTAAGTCAGTGACGTTCTTCTATCCCGACGAGAAGCGGCCGATGCCACCACGCTTCCGCGGGCTGCCGTCGTTACGAGCCGACCCCGAAACAGGGGAGGCGCTCTGCGTCGCCTGCGGACTATGCGCGCGGATCTGCCCGACCTCGTGTCTTGAAATGCATGTCGTTCCATCCGAAGAAGGCGACCGGGAGTTGGGCGAATTCATCCTTCGTTCGGGTCGCTGCCTGTTCTGCGGCTTTTGCGCGCAGGTATGTCCGGTCGACGCGATCACGATGAGCGGCGCGTACGAGCGGTCGGTAATGGATCGCGACGGTCTGATCTATACCAAGACCGAGCTATCTGCGTTCGGCGCGCAGAACGAGACCTGGTGGGGGGCGGACAGCCCGAAGTTCTCGAAGAACTAG
- a CDS encoding molybdopterin-dependent oxidoreductase: protein MVVKSDTKLVTCTIDGQEVTVPAGTYILLAADAAGIELPNLCYQPLLRPWGSCQLCTVEILGPRGGLIQSCATPVRDGMEVSTHSPAVIESRQFVLHMYLIDHALDCPTCDKSGECYLQDNTYLHNVHDSPYLRPKIAQPYRHLRETIDYKWDRCIICSRCTRVCDEMIGVTAITIAGRGLEAEVTTSYGADLRETACTNCGMCIAVCPVGALTDRHFGHHPWELDAVETVCGFCDVGCTLNVEHNRGLVRRVTHLWNRGVNEGYTCERGKWGHEHVQDPLRLRYPLIRESGEYIEVELDEALNTAAEKLKHYQGPAFAALVSPDNTNEENYSLQQFSRAVMGSNNVDRLMTRSQASVEQALVDSFGIAASPAGMQEMRTDSNMVLVVGPDIGVTEPIASYWLFWALRYREVKMVVVRPEHSYMCDRSDHWIPAPAGSEADVLNAMAKIIIAEGLAAPGADMETLRGAVDGIDIDKVAATAGVSTEFLRTCAVLYATGGVGKRDGRTEYPSSTIWHTAASRDSGDAGAIAIAAHNLAVLTGNVGRPGGGVLAGRGNANMQGSFDVGCHPAILPGGELVSDATARDALAEIWRDRWATSLASENGFAPLLDLPSDPGVGIGGLAAAIEAGQVRAMYISAQSHKWNKPLDAELLAALDKLELLIVEDCFDSELTRRADIVLPAAMFLEKDGSFTNLDRTVQRLRFAVSAPGDSHPTTYYVSEIAQRLGYHFGYLNTAVIMDEISAIVPGYAGVSFPRLERNGMQWPVSGFGAEGTVRLSIGQGLVADAIRIVAD, encoded by the coding sequence ATGGTGGTGAAGTCCGACACGAAGCTCGTCACCTGCACGATCGATGGGCAGGAGGTTACGGTTCCAGCGGGGACCTACATCCTGTTGGCCGCAGATGCTGCCGGCATTGAGTTGCCGAACCTGTGCTACCAGCCCCTTCTCCGACCCTGGGGCTCGTGTCAGTTGTGCACGGTCGAGATCCTGGGTCCCCGGGGCGGGCTGATCCAGTCATGCGCGACTCCCGTTCGTGATGGCATGGAGGTTTCCACCCATTCACCCGCGGTAATCGAGTCGCGTCAGTTCGTCCTCCATATGTATCTGATCGACCACGCGCTGGACTGCCCGACCTGCGACAAGTCGGGAGAGTGTTATCTCCAGGACAACACGTATCTCCATAACGTCCATGACAGCCCCTACCTGCGTCCGAAGATCGCCCAGCCCTATCGCCATCTTCGCGAGACGATCGATTACAAGTGGGATCGCTGTATCATCTGCTCCCGCTGCACGCGTGTTTGCGATGAGATGATCGGTGTCACCGCAATTACCATCGCGGGACGGGGGCTGGAGGCCGAGGTTACGACCTCCTATGGCGCTGATCTTCGCGAGACAGCCTGCACCAACTGCGGGATGTGCATCGCGGTCTGCCCGGTTGGCGCGCTCACCGATCGCCATTTCGGCCACCACCCGTGGGAGTTGGACGCGGTCGAGACGGTCTGCGGCTTCTGCGACGTCGGCTGCACGCTGAATGTCGAGCACAACCGTGGTCTGGTGCGACGTGTAACGCATCTCTGGAACCGCGGCGTCAACGAGGGCTATACCTGCGAGCGAGGCAAATGGGGGCACGAGCACGTCCAGGATCCCCTGCGGCTCCGATACCCGCTGATCCGCGAAAGCGGCGAATACATTGAGGTCGAGCTCGACGAGGCGCTGAACACGGCGGCAGAGAAGCTCAAGCATTACCAGGGGCCGGCGTTCGCGGCGCTTGTCTCCCCGGACAACACCAACGAAGAGAACTACTCGCTGCAGCAGTTCAGCCGCGCGGTGATGGGGTCGAACAATGTCGATCGGTTGATGACCCGAAGCCAGGCATCGGTCGAGCAGGCCCTGGTCGATTCGTTTGGCATAGCAGCATCGCCGGCGGGCATGCAGGAGATGCGAACTGACTCGAACATGGTGCTGGTCGTCGGGCCGGATATCGGAGTAACCGAGCCGATTGCTTCGTATTGGCTCTTCTGGGCACTGCGCTATCGCGAAGTGAAGATGGTCGTTGTCCGGCCCGAGCACTCGTACATGTGCGATCGGTCTGACCACTGGATCCCTGCCCCGGCCGGCAGCGAAGCCGATGTCCTGAACGCAATGGCAAAGATCATCATTGCCGAGGGCCTGGCAGCGCCGGGCGCAGACATGGAAACGCTGCGTGGCGCGGTCGATGGCATCGACATCGACAAGGTTGCCGCGACGGCCGGCGTCTCGACGGAATTCCTTCGGACATGCGCCGTCCTCTACGCAACCGGCGGAGTCGGGAAACGGGACGGACGAACAGAATATCCCTCGAGCACGATCTGGCACACCGCCGCAAGCCGCGACTCCGGCGATGCAGGCGCTATCGCGATCGCGGCTCATAACCTCGCTGTGCTGACCGGCAACGTCGGCCGGCCGGGCGGCGGCGTGTTGGCTGGCCGCGGCAATGCGAATATGCAGGGCTCGTTCGATGTCGGCTGCCATCCGGCGATTCTGCCGGGTGGAGAGCTGGTTAGCGACGCGACAGCCCGCGACGCGCTCGCGGAAATCTGGCGCGACCGATGGGCCACTTCGCTTGCGTCCGAGAATGGCTTCGCTCCACTGCTAGACCTCCCGTCCGATCCGGGCGTCGGAATCGGCGGGCTCGCCGCAGCCATCGAGGCCGGCCAGGTGCGCGCGATGTACATCTCAGCGCAATCGCATAAGTGGAACAAGCCACTCGATGCCGAGCTACTGGCCGCGCTCGACAAGCTCGAGCTTCTGATTGTCGAGGACTGTTTCGACAGCGAGCTGACTCGGCGCGCGGACATCGTCCTGCCGGCGGCAATGTTCCTGGAGAAGGACGGCTCGTTCACAAACCTCGACCGAACCGTTCAGCGGCTACGCTTCGCGGTGTCGGCGCCTGGCGATTCGCACCCAACCACCTATTACGTGTCAGAAATCGCGCAGCGGCTGGGCTATCACTTCGGATACCTCAACACCGCCGTCATCATGGACGAGATCTCGGCAATCGTTCCCGGGTACGCTGGTGTCTCATTCCCGCGCCTGGAGCGCAACGGAATGCAGTGGCCAGTGTCAGGTTTCGGCGCGGAAGGGACAGTCCGGCTATCTATTGGCCAGGGTCTGGTAGCAGACGCCATCCGGATCGTCGCTGACTAG
- the gatB gene encoding Asp-tRNA(Asn)/Glu-tRNA(Gln) amidotransferase subunit GatB, whose product MEFETVIGLEVHVQLSTRSKMFCGCSAEYASAPPNTHVCPICLGLPGVLPVINRDAVRKTVMTGLALGAEIPPFNKFDRKNYIYPDLMKGYQVSQYDLPMAVGGYLDIAVDGSTRRIGITRVHLEEDTARLTHTAGHAGDYSLVDVNRSGVPLMEIVTEPDLRSPQEARELLIELRRMLRYIDASTANMEEGQFRCDANISQRSVDGAIVGAKVEIKNMNSFRAVERALIFETERQRAALRAGETIVQETRGWSDADGVTLGQRSKEFAHDYRYFPEPDLPPLEISRELVAEITTAMPELPWTRVSRFEATYGLSHQESALLTDEAAVANYYERSVSAAGGHYRDVANWLVGDVFAIARARGGFDLVRITPEQLADIVTMVRSGDINAQAGKEVLGVVDETGQSPKDVVDQRGLRQVSDVDLVANAVAEIIAANPSAVEDYRSGKQAALGFLIGQVMKAMRGTGNPAVVRQEISRRLNEDAQ is encoded by the coding sequence GTGGAGTTCGAAACGGTCATCGGACTTGAAGTTCACGTCCAGCTATCGACTCGAAGCAAGATGTTTTGCGGATGCTCTGCAGAGTACGCGAGCGCCCCGCCCAACACGCACGTCTGTCCGATTTGCCTGGGGTTGCCCGGTGTGTTGCCGGTCATCAACCGTGACGCGGTCCGCAAGACGGTCATGACCGGTCTGGCACTCGGCGCGGAGATCCCACCGTTCAACAAGTTCGATCGGAAGAATTACATCTACCCGGACCTCATGAAGGGGTATCAGGTCTCACAGTATGATCTCCCGATGGCGGTGGGTGGATACCTGGATATCGCGGTTGATGGATCCACCCGGCGGATTGGCATCACGCGCGTCCATCTTGAAGAAGACACGGCTCGTCTGACACACACCGCCGGCCATGCCGGCGATTACAGCCTCGTCGATGTCAATCGTTCCGGCGTACCGCTCATGGAGATCGTCACCGAGCCGGATCTGCGTTCTCCGCAGGAGGCGCGGGAGCTGCTGATTGAGCTTCGACGCATGCTCCGCTACATCGACGCGTCGACTGCGAACATGGAAGAGGGCCAGTTTCGTTGCGATGCGAACATCTCGCAACGGTCGGTTGATGGTGCCATCGTCGGCGCCAAGGTCGAGATAAAGAACATGAACTCGTTTCGGGCCGTCGAACGGGCGCTGATATTCGAAACCGAACGTCAGCGAGCTGCGCTTCGAGCGGGAGAGACGATTGTCCAGGAGACCCGGGGTTGGTCAGATGCCGACGGAGTGACGCTGGGGCAGCGGTCCAAGGAATTCGCGCACGATTATCGTTATTTCCCCGAGCCGGACCTGCCGCCACTGGAGATTAGCCGGGAGCTGGTCGCGGAGATTACCACCGCGATGCCGGAGTTGCCGTGGACGCGTGTGTCACGGTTCGAGGCAACCTATGGACTGTCTCACCAGGAGAGCGCACTGCTGACCGACGAGGCTGCGGTCGCGAATTATTACGAGCGATCCGTGAGCGCCGCTGGGGGCCACTACCGAGATGTCGCCAACTGGCTGGTTGGAGATGTGTTCGCGATTGCTCGGGCACGCGGAGGATTCGATCTCGTCAGGATCACGCCAGAGCAGCTTGCCGATATCGTCACGATGGTTCGGTCTGGAGATATCAACGCGCAGGCGGGCAAAGAAGTCCTCGGGGTGGTTGACGAGACCGGTCAATCACCGAAGGATGTCGTCGATCAGCGTGGTCTCCGCCAGGTGTCTGATGTGGATCTCGTAGCCAATGCGGTCGCCGAGATCATCGCGGCGAACCCGTCAGCCGTCGAAGATTACCGCTCCGGGAAGCAGGCGGCGCTTGGCTTTCTGATCGGGCAGGTCATGAAGGCAATGCGCGGAACGGGCAACCCGGCGGTCGTCAGGCAAGAGATAAGCAGACGTCTGAACGAGGACGCTCAGTGA
- a CDS encoding Glu/Leu/Phe/Val dehydrogenase encodes MAFTTSIRSHEPSLFEMAVDRFSEAADVIGLDDDMRRILSYCRRELTVHFPVEMDGGSVRVFTGHRVHHNPGPGPTKGGIRYHPNLTLDEVKALAMWMTWKCAVVGLPYGGATGGVACNPRSMSQHELQRLTRRFTTEISLLLGSNRDIPAPDLNTGSQTMAWMMDTLSMHHGYSMPGVTTGNPLSLGGIEARTYATALGVAMTIRQATSRLDMRLDGSSAIVQGFGNVGSSLAVLLDEMGVRVAGVSDSSGAIYQPTGLDMLRVKAHKARTGSVVGYDGAETLTNDELLTQPCDILAPASVVEAITERNADDIRTRLVVEAANGSTNPEADLILHNRGIVVVPDILATAGGVVASYFEWVQAIQAFPWTETEIHERLNRIMMHAFAAVAETAENYNVQFRTAALCLAIQRVSGFARDRGIYP; translated from the coding sequence ATGGCTTTCACGACTAGCATCCGTTCTCACGAGCCCAGCCTGTTCGAGATGGCGGTCGACCGGTTCTCGGAGGCGGCGGATGTCATCGGTCTTGATGATGATATGCGGCGGATCCTCAGCTACTGTCGTCGCGAGCTTACCGTGCACTTCCCTGTCGAGATGGATGGTGGCTCGGTGCGTGTATTCACCGGCCACCGCGTCCACCACAACCCTGGGCCGGGCCCGACGAAGGGTGGCATTCGCTACCATCCAAACCTGACGCTGGATGAAGTCAAGGCGCTGGCGATGTGGATGACCTGGAAGTGCGCCGTTGTCGGCTTGCCATATGGCGGCGCAACAGGCGGCGTTGCTTGCAACCCCAGGTCGATGTCCCAACATGAGCTTCAGCGTCTGACGCGTCGATTCACCACCGAGATCTCCCTGCTGCTCGGTTCGAATCGAGATATCCCGGCCCCCGACCTCAACACTGGCTCGCAGACGATGGCCTGGATGATGGACACCCTTTCTATGCACCATGGGTATTCGATGCCCGGAGTGACGACGGGGAATCCTCTGAGCCTCGGCGGCATCGAGGCGAGGACCTACGCGACCGCCCTTGGCGTTGCAATGACGATCCGCCAGGCAACGAGTCGACTGGATATGCGCCTCGATGGCTCGTCCGCAATCGTTCAGGGATTCGGCAACGTTGGATCGTCGCTAGCTGTTCTGCTCGACGAGATGGGCGTACGCGTTGCTGGCGTCTCTGATTCGTCGGGGGCCATCTACCAGCCCACCGGCCTGGATATGCTGCGCGTGAAAGCGCACAAGGCACGAACCGGTTCGGTGGTCGGATATGATGGGGCCGAGACACTGACGAATGACGAGCTCCTGACGCAACCATGCGACATTCTGGCGCCTGCGTCGGTCGTGGAAGCAATCACCGAACGGAACGCCGATGACATCAGGACGCGTCTCGTCGTTGAAGCGGCAAATGGATCGACGAATCCAGAAGCCGACCTGATTCTTCATAACCGTGGGATCGTCGTGGTGCCGGATATCCTTGCCACCGCCGGCGGCGTGGTTGCTTCGTACTTCGAGTGGGTTCAGGCAATCCAGGCGTTTCCCTGGACCGAGACGGAGATTCACGAGCGGCTCAACCGAATCATGATGCATGCGTTCGCCGCAGTTGCCGAGACGGCCGAGAACTACAACGTCCAGTTCAGGACGGCCGCGCTCTGCCTGGCCATCCAGCGCGTCAGCGGATTCGCGCGCGATCGTGGGATCTATCCATAG
- a CDS encoding TrkA family potassium uptake protein, whose amino-acid sequence MYLIIVGGGKVGYYLTKTLVHEGYEVLLIEKNPAKVETYTERFGAVVMNGDGAEAATLAAAGAGRADVIIAVTGDDEDNLVICQMAKHRFNVGRTIARVNNPKNEELFRLLGIDVTVSPTNVILSLIEQQIPGLHFVHLLALRHAHVTLVEASVSPSSPITNRTLAEIDLPENTSIIAILRGGKIVIPTGTTSIQASDEIIAIARRESEQELRELLVGE is encoded by the coding sequence GTGTATCTGATTATTGTTGGCGGCGGGAAGGTTGGCTATTACCTCACCAAGACACTCGTCCACGAGGGGTATGAGGTTTTGCTGATCGAAAAGAATCCGGCCAAGGTCGAGACATACACGGAGCGTTTTGGGGCAGTCGTGATGAATGGCGACGGCGCCGAAGCCGCGACACTCGCCGCCGCGGGTGCGGGACGGGCCGACGTGATCATCGCGGTGACTGGAGACGACGAAGACAACCTCGTCATTTGTCAGATGGCGAAACATCGCTTCAACGTTGGGCGCACTATCGCTCGGGTCAACAACCCGAAGAACGAAGAGCTATTCCGGCTGCTCGGCATTGACGTCACAGTGAGCCCGACGAACGTCATTCTCAGCCTGATCGAGCAGCAAATTCCTGGCCTACATTTTGTGCACCTTCTCGCGCTTCGACATGCGCATGTAACGCTTGTCGAAGCCAGCGTGTCCCCATCCTCACCGATCACGAACCGAACGCTCGCTGAGATCGATCTGCCGGAAAACACCTCGATCATCGCGATTCTGCGGGGCGGTAAGATCGTGATCCCCACTGGCACGACCAGCATTCAGGCGAGCGACGAGATCATCGCGATTGCCCGACGCGAGTCAGAGCAGGAGCTCCGGGAGCTGCTCGTCGGAGAGTAG
- a CDS encoding TrkA family potassium uptake protein, with amino-acid sequence MNIVIVGCGRVGARLAGTLDQAGHRVSVVDIQSAALRRLSPEFSGTAVVGTGVDEDVLKLAGIEEADAFFAVTNGDNTNLMAAQLAQKRFQTPQVAARVYDPVRAETYRRMGIYTVCPTTTIASLLLDSLSTS; translated from the coding sequence ATGAATATCGTGATCGTTGGTTGCGGGCGGGTCGGCGCGCGATTGGCCGGGACGCTCGACCAGGCCGGCCATCGGGTCTCCGTCGTGGATATCCAGAGCGCCGCGCTTCGACGACTCTCCCCGGAGTTCAGCGGCACGGCGGTCGTTGGGACGGGTGTCGACGAGGATGTTCTCAAGCTTGCGGGTATCGAGGAGGCTGATGCCTTCTTTGCGGTGACCAATGGCGACAACACGAATCTGATGGCCGCCCAGCTCGCCCAGAAACGATTCCAGACACCTCAGGTCGCCGCTCGCGTCTATGATCCTGTCCGCGCCGAGACCTATCGGCGGATGGGGATCTACACCGTCTGTCCGACGACGACCATTGCATCATTGCTGCTCGATTCGTTGTCGACGAGCTAG
- a CDS encoding universal stress protein gives MQYRRILVPITGGPGDRRVLDLASILAAKRNSEVVLVYVVEVKQSLPLDADMPQEVAHGEACLAEAERYARGQAEPKIHRVFPELLQARTAGAAIVDEAIERNCDVIVMACKLVDYRGQPTMGETAQYVLRSASCEVILTREATDL, from the coding sequence GTGCAGTACCGACGCATTCTCGTCCCAATTACGGGTGGACCCGGGGATCGACGAGTTCTCGACCTGGCGAGCATCCTCGCAGCGAAACGAAACAGCGAAGTCGTGCTCGTGTACGTTGTGGAGGTCAAGCAGTCGCTTCCGCTCGATGCCGACATGCCACAGGAAGTTGCCCATGGTGAGGCTTGTCTGGCCGAAGCCGAACGATATGCTCGAGGACAGGCAGAGCCGAAGATCCACCGAGTGTTTCCGGAGTTGCTTCAGGCGCGCACCGCTGGCGCAGCCATCGTCGATGAGGCGATCGAACGGAACTGCGATGTGATCGTCATGGCCTGCAAGCTTGTCGACTATCGTGGGCAGCCAACGATGGGCGAGACTGCGCAATATGTCCTGCGGTCCGCGTCGTGTGAGGTCATTCTGACCCGTGAGGCGACGGATCTGTGA